A portion of the Streptomyces erythrochromogenes genome contains these proteins:
- a CDS encoding sensor histidine kinase, with translation MDDHASTPWQALARGRYLRSAWPWRAAGYLAGGALTGPPLLLGLVLLAAVGVIAFPLLALLGLAGLPTGAVERRRLRIVDADPAPTPHRTPAEPGPLAWARLRYREQATWRELAYAVLHGFVLWWVDLAAVAALLGLPLLLLTTPLQLALAADGEVKVLKLWLVTSQPGALAFAAAGAVLLPVLLHPLGALAGARAALTRALLAPRERELRARLAEVTRSRARLVAAFESERRRIERDLHDGAQQRLVALTMALGLARLDAPPGPLADRLATAHAEAGRVLAELRELIHGIHPQVLTDYGLTGALADIAERSAVPVATDLSAALPRLPESVEAAAYFGVCEALANVGRHSGAGRAALTARHTGEALLIDVSDDGRGGADPATGSGLTGLADRVAVLDGTLTITSPPGGPTVLSLEIPCPVSP, from the coding sequence ATGGACGATCACGCCAGCACCCCCTGGCAGGCCCTGGCCCGCGGCCGTTACCTCCGGTCCGCCTGGCCCTGGCGCGCCGCCGGGTACCTCGCCGGAGGCGCCCTCACCGGCCCGCCCCTCCTCCTCGGCCTCGTCCTGCTCGCCGCCGTCGGCGTCATCGCCTTCCCCCTCCTGGCCCTCCTCGGCCTCGCCGGACTCCCCACCGGCGCCGTCGAGCGCCGCCGCCTGCGGATCGTCGATGCCGACCCCGCCCCCACCCCCCACCGCACACCCGCCGAGCCCGGCCCCCTCGCCTGGGCCCGGCTGCGCTACCGCGAGCAGGCCACCTGGCGGGAGCTCGCCTACGCCGTCCTGCACGGCTTCGTGCTCTGGTGGGTCGACCTCGCCGCCGTCGCGGCCCTCCTCGGCCTGCCCCTCCTCCTGCTCACGACCCCGCTCCAGCTCGCCCTCGCCGCCGACGGCGAGGTCAAGGTGCTCAAGCTCTGGCTCGTCACCTCCCAGCCCGGGGCGTTGGCCTTCGCCGCCGCCGGAGCCGTGCTCCTGCCCGTGCTCCTCCACCCCCTCGGCGCCCTCGCCGGGGCCCGCGCCGCCCTGACCCGCGCCCTCCTCGCGCCCCGCGAGCGCGAGCTCCGCGCCCGGCTCGCCGAGGTCACCCGCTCCCGCGCCCGGCTCGTCGCCGCCTTCGAGTCCGAGCGCCGCCGGATCGAGCGCGACCTCCACGACGGTGCCCAGCAGCGGCTGGTCGCCCTCACCATGGCCCTCGGCCTCGCCCGCCTCGACGCCCCGCCCGGCCCGCTCGCCGACCGGCTGGCCACCGCCCACGCGGAAGCCGGCCGGGTCCTCGCCGAGCTGCGCGAACTGATCCACGGCATCCACCCCCAGGTGCTCACCGACTACGGCCTCACCGGCGCCCTCGCCGACATCGCCGAGCGCTCCGCCGTCCCCGTCGCCACCGACCTGTCCGCCGCCCTGCCGCGCCTGCCCGAGTCCGTCGAGGCCGCCGCGTACTTCGGTGTCTGCGAGGCCCTCGCCAACGTCGGCCGGCACAGCGGCGCCGGCCGCGCCGCCCTCACCGCCCGGCACACCGGCGAGGCGCTCCTGATCGACGTGAGCGACGACGGCCGCGGCGGCGCCGATCCGGCCACCGGCTCCGGACTGACCGGACTGGCCGACCGGGTCGCGGTCCTCGATGGCACACTGACGATCACCAGCCCGCCCGGCGGCCCCACCGTCCTGAGCCTGGAGATCCCGTGCCCGGTGAGCCCTTGA
- a CDS encoding AMP-binding protein: MRTTTAPETVAELIARQWGDHRPGLKHEDGVLTHHRTAQEAAARAALLVDLMPAEAEPHLGVLLDNTPEFPFWLGAAALAGAAVAGINPTRRGPELARDILHTDCRLLITEPAHLPLLRGLDLPGVRVLVTGTEEYEALLAPYAAAKPGEAALRAPGPDSRLLLYFTSGSTGAPKAAICSQGRLAAAGASLARQFSVGPDDVHYVCMPLFHGNAVIADWLPALVGGAAVALRRRFSASAFLDDVQAYGATYFTYVGRAIQYLLATEPRPDDRVHRLRLGFGTEAGAVDAARFAERFGVRLVEGYGATEGGASVQRTPDTPPGALGRAGAGDDLAVIDPETGTECPPAVLDGDGRLLNGSAAIGELVNRGRSLFEGYWRNPDAEADRTRDGWYWTGDLFFRDAAGFLYFAGRTDDRLRVDSENLAAAVIENILARWPDAAAVAVYGVPDEVAGDQVMAALSLRDGAVFSPEAFEAFLARQPDLGTKMAPRYVRIVPRMPVTATNKVHRVALRRAGFHCEDPVWHRTPAGGYTVLTASARSALLARYEAQGRRGLLQHQARTAVAGALPPNPRASNAGEAGTVSSAGD; this comes from the coding sequence ATGCGGACGACGACAGCACCCGAAACCGTCGCGGAGCTCATAGCGCGCCAATGGGGCGACCACCGGCCCGGGCTGAAACACGAAGATGGTGTCCTCACCCACCACCGGACCGCCCAGGAAGCCGCCGCACGCGCCGCGCTCCTCGTCGACCTCATGCCCGCGGAGGCCGAGCCGCACCTCGGGGTCCTGCTCGACAACACCCCCGAGTTCCCGTTCTGGCTCGGCGCGGCGGCCCTGGCCGGGGCCGCCGTCGCCGGGATCAACCCCACCCGGCGCGGCCCCGAGCTGGCCCGCGACATCCTGCACACCGACTGCCGGCTCCTGATCACCGAGCCCGCCCACCTGCCCCTGCTGCGCGGCCTGGACCTGCCGGGCGTACGGGTCCTGGTCACCGGCACCGAGGAGTACGAGGCCCTCCTCGCGCCCTACGCCGCAGCAAAGCCCGGCGAGGCCGCACTGCGCGCCCCCGGCCCCGACTCCCGCCTCCTCCTCTACTTCACCTCCGGCTCCACCGGCGCCCCGAAGGCCGCCATCTGCAGCCAGGGCCGGCTCGCGGCCGCCGGAGCCTCGCTGGCCCGCCAGTTCTCCGTCGGCCCGGACGACGTCCACTACGTCTGCATGCCGCTCTTCCACGGCAACGCCGTCATCGCCGACTGGCTCCCGGCACTCGTCGGCGGGGCCGCGGTGGCGCTGCGCAGGCGCTTCTCCGCCTCGGCGTTCCTGGACGACGTACAGGCCTACGGCGCCACCTACTTCACCTACGTCGGCCGGGCGATCCAGTACCTCCTGGCCACCGAGCCCCGCCCCGACGACCGCGTCCACCGCCTGCGGCTCGGCTTCGGCACCGAGGCCGGTGCGGTGGACGCGGCACGCTTCGCCGAACGCTTCGGGGTCCGCCTGGTGGAGGGCTACGGAGCCACCGAGGGCGGCGCCTCCGTCCAGCGGACGCCGGACACCCCGCCGGGCGCCCTGGGCCGGGCGGGCGCGGGGGACGACCTGGCGGTGATCGACCCGGAGACGGGCACCGAATGCCCTCCGGCCGTCCTGGACGGGGACGGCCGCCTCCTCAACGGCTCGGCCGCGATCGGCGAACTCGTCAACCGGGGCCGCAGCCTGTTCGAGGGCTACTGGCGCAACCCGGACGCGGAGGCCGACCGCACCCGCGACGGCTGGTACTGGACGGGCGACCTCTTCTTCCGCGACGCGGCGGGCTTCCTCTACTTCGCCGGCCGCACCGACGACCGGCTCCGCGTCGACAGCGAGAACCTCGCCGCGGCCGTGATCGAGAACATCCTGGCCCGCTGGCCGGACGCGGCCGCGGTGGCCGTCTACGGCGTCCCGGACGAGGTCGCCGGCGACCAGGTGATGGCGGCCCTGTCCCTCCGGGACGGTGCCGTGTTCTCCCCGGAGGCCTTCGAGGCCTTCCTCGCCCGCCAGCCGGACCTGGGCACGAAGATGGCCCCGCGCTACGTCCGCATCGTCCCGCGCATGCCGGTCACCGCGACGAACAAGGTCCACCGCGTGGCCCTCCGCCGCGCCGGCTTCCACTGCGAAGACCCGGTCTGGCACCGCACCCCTGCCGGGGGCTACACCGTTCTGACCGCCTCGGCCCGGTCCGCCCTCCTGGCCCGGTACGAAGCCCAAGGCCGCCGCGGCCTCCTGCAGCACCAGGCGCGCACCGCCGTTGCGGGGGCCCTGCCCCCGAACCCCCGCGCCTCGAACGCCGGCGAGGCTGGAACGGTCAGCTCCGCCGGCGATTGA
- a CDS encoding LuxR C-terminal-related transcriptional regulator → MPGEPLKIVLAEDGVLLREGLVGLLTRFGHEVAAAVGDADALRTAVAAHDPDIVVTDVRMPPGFGDEGLRAAVELRTARPALPVLVLSQYVQRSYAADLLDSGDGSGVGYLLKDRVGHVEQFLDAVVTVAGGGTVVDPEVVRQLLRRRRDPLAALTPREREVLGLVAEGRSNGSIARELVVSEAAVGKHIGNILGKLDLPPAEDTHRRVLAVLAYLRG, encoded by the coding sequence GTGCCCGGTGAGCCCTTGAAGATCGTCCTGGCCGAGGACGGGGTCCTGCTCCGCGAAGGGCTCGTCGGTCTGCTGACGCGTTTCGGCCACGAGGTGGCCGCCGCAGTCGGGGACGCGGACGCGCTCCGCACGGCCGTCGCCGCCCACGACCCGGACATCGTCGTGACCGACGTGCGGATGCCCCCGGGCTTCGGCGACGAGGGACTGCGCGCCGCCGTGGAGCTGCGCACGGCCCGCCCGGCCCTGCCCGTCCTCGTGCTGAGCCAGTACGTGCAGCGCTCGTACGCGGCCGACCTGCTGGACTCCGGCGACGGCAGCGGCGTCGGCTACCTCCTCAAGGACCGGGTCGGTCATGTGGAGCAGTTCCTCGACGCGGTGGTCACGGTGGCCGGCGGCGGCACCGTGGTCGACCCGGAGGTCGTGCGCCAGCTGCTGCGCCGGCGGCGCGATCCGCTGGCCGCGCTGACCCCGCGCGAGCGGGAGGTGCTGGGCCTGGTCGCGGAGGGGAGGTCCAACGGGTCCATCGCCAGGGAGCTGGTGGTGTCCGAGGCGGCCGTGGGCAAACACATCGGGAACATCCTGGGAAAGCTGGACCTGCCGCCCGCCGAGGACACCCACCGCCGGGTGCTGGCGGTCCTCGCCTACCTGCGCGGGTAA